A single Amphiprion ocellaris isolate individual 3 ecotype Okinawa chromosome 1, ASM2253959v1, whole genome shotgun sequence DNA region contains:
- the kbtbd13a gene encoding kelch repeat and BTB domain-containing protein 13 — translation MDQTSLGLSSQFSWRYSEDLQQEVMEFSSCSPLSQQSDRCKAADTLRVNINGSVFTVDKAIVADNCEYFRALFQSGMRDCRQEEIQLQCVGVLGFAVLLQVLDGKQPMLNSDQLVEAIECTAFLQVPALTKHLINIISSENCLLMYHTAATYGVLDLFHNSALFIRDMYADLREDVRTLPCQLVDYIESLLPSSYMAMCSHSPSTELLQDVQRTVCYLDEEHREWRVLTHLPVCTSTTMAGVAVLDNKLYIIGGVRDVSKKVVENGFCYNPAANSWSTICGPKQLRYNFTLIGHEGCLYAVGGEYNMIALSSVEKYGLFDRNWSFVSPLPCPAASVVSAVAMSRIFICLWRGSGATDIHEYVPEHGRWLLVTTLIRQHSYAIYMVAHKDNLYVLRNGPCDDFLLCLMDCYNLSSGQWTAMSGQYGNNKGSLLTAVVRGDSVFTLSRHVTTEYTIESHKWKPKHEMKGFGRIGSIYTFLMRLPKVTVSLTGNYQDVNQDQNLREFSVCTRISL, via the coding sequence ATGGATCAAACCTCTCTTGGACTGAGCTCGCAGTTTAGCTGGAGATACAGTGAAGATCTACAGCAGGAGGTAATGGAGTTCAGCAGTTGTTCACCCCTGAGCCAACAGTCAGACCGCTGTAAGGCAGCAGACACCCTGAGGGTCAACATTAACGGTAGTGTTTTCACTGTGGATAAAGCCATTGTAGCTGACAACTGTGAGTACTTCAGAGCATTGTTCCAGTCAGGAATGAGAGACTGCAGACAGGAGGAGATCCAGCTGCAATGTGTGGGCGTTCTGGGGTTTGCAGTCTTGTTGCAGGTTCTGGACGGAAAACAACCCATGCTCAACAGTGACCAGCTTGTGGAAGCAATAGAGTGCACAGCTTTTCTACAGGTACCAGCTCTCACCAAGCACTTGATCAATATTATCAGTTCTGAAAACTGCTTACTCATGTACCACACAGCTGCAACCTACGGAGTGTTGGACCTGTTCCACAATTCAGCCTTATTCATCAGGGACATGTACGCTGACCTGAGGGAGGATGTTCGCACCTTACCCTGCCAGTTGGTAGACTACATCGAGTCTCTCCTCCCAAGTAGCTACATGGCAATGTGCAGTCACTCTCCatccacagagctgctgcaggacgTCCAGAGGACAGTCTGCTACCTGGATGAAGAACACAGAGAGTGGAGGGTCCTGACACACCTGCCTGTGTGCACCAGCACCACAATGGCAGGCGTAGCCGTCCTTGACAACAAACTGTACATTATTGGAGGAGTGCGTGATGTAAGTAAGAAGGTGGTAGAGAATGGATTCTGTTACAACCCTGCAGCTAACTCATGGTCAACCATCTGTGGCCCCAAGCAGCTACGCTACAATTTCACTTTAATTGGTCATGAGGGCTGCTTGTATGCTGTAGGAGGGGAGTACAATATGATAGCTCTATCGTCTGTAGAGAAATATGGGCTGTTTGATAGGAACTGGAGCTTCGTCTCTCCCCTCCCCTGTCCTGCAGCCTCAGTGGTGTCTGCTGTAGCTATGAGCAGAATCTTTATATGTCTCTGGAGAGGGAGTGGGGCCACAGATATACACGAGTACGTGCCTGAACATGGCCGCTGGCTTCTGGTCACTACACTCATACGCCAGCACAGTTATGCTATTTATATGGTGGCCCATAAGGATAATTTGTATGTCTTGCGCAATGGACCTTGTGATGACTTCTTACTGTGTTTAATGGACTGTTACAATCTGAGCTCAGGTCAATGGACAGCCATGTCTGGTCAGTATGGGAACAACAAAGGCTCTCTGTTGACTGCTGTGGTCAGAGGGGACTCGGTGTTCACTCTCAGCAGACACGTGACCACGGAGTACACCATCGAGAGTCACAAGTGGAAGCCGAAGCATGAGATGAAAGGTTTTGGCAGGATTGGCTCTATATATACATTTCTAATGAGGCTGCCTAAAGTCACTGTGTCCCTCACAGGGAATTATCAGGATGTGAATCAGGACCAAAATCTCAGAGAGTTCAGTGTCTGTACTAGAATTTCGCTGTAA
- the ubap1lb gene encoding ubiquitin-associated protein 1-like, producing MEGVPLKSTQAAVQQVKDDITVTVPDYLTILRETEYDFSLENWVITGLQSGFISQHRPQPSSSLGLLPSCPPYWMMFYSPQQSRMASRHCSDYWEPNPRQRSHSLNPAVLRTKLSNSDDKREGTSQKTKTCVQVGEEHPAVPHQHGQRKAQRAFVPDLLNPPACLSSLPHQRRKNLRQRSLSVLSVSTQRDPNTDSQSKSPSLNGSLDRRTPNIRANTVDRLPTINNHNTACKKSLRPDSRTNIPTVDSSVELLSALSPEERELLGAVTARGYTLHTAIIALQRTGQQTPDQMLSYLVACDHLCQLGYDMAQVEEALEMFQNCETKAEEFLQLLNQFNEMGFQQNAIKEVLLVHENHRERALEELMMRMG from the exons ATGGAGGGTGTCCCTCTGAAGTCCACACAAGCTGCTGTCCAACAAGTCAAAGACGACATCACAGTGACTGTCCCCGATTACCTCACCATCCTGCGGGAGACAGAG TATGACTTCAGTCTGGAGAACTGGGTGATAACTGGGTTGCAGAGTGGCTTCATCAGCCAACACCGGCCTCAGCCCTCCTCTTCATTAGGACTGCTGCCATCTTGTCCACCATACTGGATGATGTTCTACAGCCCACAGCAGAGTCGCATGGCCAGCCGGCACTGCTCTGACTACTGGGAGCCCAACCCTCGACAGCGCTCCCACAGCCTCAATCCCGCTGTCCTGCGCACCAAGTTGTCAAACTCTGACGATAAAAGAGAGGGCACTTCACAGAAAACCAAGACATGTGTGCAAGTGGGGGAGGAACACCCTGCTGTTCCACATCAGCATGGTCAGAGGAAAGCACAGCGAGCCTTTGTCCCTGACCTGCTGAACCCACCAGCCTGTCTGAGTAGCCTGCCACACCAACGCAGGAAAAACCTGCGTCAGCGTTCCCTCTCGGTGCTCAGCGTGTCCACGCAACGAGATCCCAACACAGACAGCCAGTCCAAGAGTCCCTCATTAAACGGAAGCCTTGACAGGAGAACTCCCAACATCAGAGCCAATACTGTCGACAGGCTCCCCACCATCAATAACCACAACACAGCATGTAAG aaGTCGCTCAGACCAGACTCCAGAACAAACATCCCTACTGTGGACTCATCCGTAGAGCTCCTATCAGCTCTGAGCCCAGAGGAGAGAGAGCTATTGGGGGCCGTCACTGCTCGGGGCTACACCCTCCATACTGCCATCATTGCCTTACAAAGGACAGGACAGCAGACCCCAGATCAG ATGTTGAGCTACCTGGTGGCATGTGACCACCTGTGTCAGCTAGGTTATGACATGGCTCAGGTCGAAGAGGCTctggaaatgtttcaaaatTGTGAAACCAAG GCGGAGGAGTTCCTTCAGCTGCTCAATCAGTTCAATGAGATGGGCTTCCAGCAGAACGCCATTAAGGAGGTGCTGCTGGTCCACGAAAACCACAGAGAACGGGCCCTTGAGGAGCTCATGATGCGTATGGGCTGA
- the pdcd7 gene encoding programmed cell death protein 7 — protein MDNTYHHDLSEAQQPPGFGGGYMPTPYTANRPSEQTQLEHTALPWTPSPAYGGQSYGTVRNFPTPPPPGAGFAGPIFDHPYDFDPSTPPPAFGFPFPQHFSGRALPPPVNAYSSSRVSTLQDFSQCRAGPPPSLSDCNQKRYEDRGEAGVHLSGPLGPPPRQDCDGSPGAAAQSDDDGNPQRRQDIQWLRRFLPSRRKPPRSPQIQQPHLSSVPVLRATLYRAAQLVSQLDKSCLSLKQNLHNDGVWSVSYETTLHVRRELQDSVKLLSDAVWLDRLKVKLSHTVRRRARQVRARRDLKMEQKHAEELSSDKDAAIDVWRMKKIRQVEEKKKEQELKLAADSVLCEVRKKQADVKRMQDVLRSLEKLRRLRKEAASRKGVITEQCDQAFSDRLQQLRSVMKRRTAVYSAEEKALMVMLEGEQEEERRREQGRRLKKEKERQLQRKRSVESKLFGEELPAGCVLQPFTEYYSQAEHSEYALIQVRREWDMFVVAADHPDGSSVPQSWILPDPPSSQAWACALQTADTDCSTL, from the exons ATGGACAACACGTATCACCACGACCTGTCAGAAGCTCAGCAGCCTCCTGGCTTCGGTGGCGGCTACATGCCGACACCGTACACGGCTAACAGACCGAGCGAACAGACGCAGCTGGAACACACTGCTCTACCGTGGACACCTTCACCGGCGTATGGCGGTCAGTCTTACGGAACTGTACGCAATTTCCCCACACCACCTCCACCAGGAGCGGGTTTCGCTGGGCCTATTTTTGACCATCCGTACGACTTTGACCCCTCCACTCCCCCTCCGGCTTTCGGCTTCCCGTTCCCCCAACACTTCTCTGGCAGGGCCCTCCCCCCTCCGGTAAACGCATACAGTAGCTCCAGAGTCTCAACGTTACAGGATTTCTCTCAGTGCAGGGCCGGTCCTCCGCCTTCCTTGTCTGACTGTAACCAGAAGCGATATGAGGACCGCGGTGAGGCAGGAGTCCACCTCAGCGGGCCCCTTGGTCCTCCCCCGCGACAGGACTGTGACGGTAGTCCGGGAGCAGCAGCACAGTCGGACGATGACGGCAACCCGCAGAGGAGACAGGACATTCAGTGGCTCCGGCGGTTCTTGCCGAGCAGGAGGAAACCCCCCAGAAGCCCCCAGATCCAACAGCCGCACCTCAGCTCTGTCCCCGTCCTCAGAGCGACTCTGTACAGGGCGGCTCAGCTGGTCTCACAGCTGGACAAGTCTTGTCTCTCTCTGAAACAAAATCTGCACAACGACGGTGTGTGGAGTGTCTCCTATGAAACGACTTTACATGTGAGGAGAGAACTGCAGGACAGCGTGAAGCTCCTCAGTGACGCCGTGTGGTTAGATCGTCTGAAAGTTAAGTTGTCCCATACTGTCCGGAGAAGGGCCCGGCAAGTGAGAGCCCGGAGAGACCTTAAAATGGAGCAGAAACATGCAGAGGAGCTTAGCTCTGACAAAGATGCCGCTATAGATGTATGGAGGATGAAGAAGATACGGcaggtggaggagaagaagaag GAGCAGGAGCTGAAACTTGCTGCAGACTCTGTGCTGTGTGAGGTGAGGAAGAAGCAGGCAGATGTGAAAAGGATGCAGGATGTCCTCAGATCCCTGGAGAAGCTGCGCAGGCTCAGGAAAGAGGCAGCATCAAGGAAAG GTGTTATCACAGAGCAGTGTGACCAAGCgttcagtgacagactgcagCAGCTGAGGTCTGTCATGAAGAGGAGGACAGCAGTTTACTCGGCAGAGGAGAAAGCCCTGATGGTGATGCTTGaaggagagcaggaggaggagaggaggagagagcaggGGAGACGTctgaagaaggagaaagaacgaCAGCTGCAGAGGAAGCGCAGTGTGGAGTCCAAGCTGTTTGGAG AGGAGCTTCCAGCTGGTTGTGTCCTGCAGCCTTTCACAGAGTATTACAGCCAGGCCGAGCACTCCGAGTATGCTTTGATACAAGTCAG GAGAGAATGGGACATGTTTGTGGTTGCAGCAGATCATCCTGATGGTTCCTCAGTTCCTCAGAGCTGGATCCTGCCAGACCCGCCATCCAGCCAGGCCTGGGCCTGTGCCCTTCAGACTGCCGACACTGACTGTTCCACCCTCTGA